The genomic region GCGTGGAAGGGCAAGCGGCGCTGGGCGACGCTCGTGATCGGCGTGACGCTCGTCCTGTTCGCCGTCTGGTTCAGGCACGACGTCACCGACCTGCTCGCGATCGGGCTGTGATGGGAGCCGCGGCGGAGAATCGCCCGTGAGTCCGGCCCTGGCGCGCCGGCTGAATGCCGTGTTCGTCCTCGCGGTGGCCAATGCGCTCACTACCTTTCTCATGTGCGGGCTTGGGGCCTGCCCGGACAACCCGACCACCTACCTGAGGCTCCGATGATGCACGCCGTGCGGCCGGCGCGAAAACACCTGGCGCTCCTGACGGCGCTCGTCGGCATGATGGTGGCGCAGCCGCTCGTCGGCCACCGAAGCGTCGCGGCGGGCGCCGTCTCCGACGCCGTGCTCTCCGCGATCTGCCTCTACGTGTTCTTCATCGTCTTCGGGGAGCGACGGCAGCAGCGCGCGGCCCTGCTCCTCCTCCTCCCGGCCTTCGCGAGCAACTTCGGCATCTATGTCCTGCCCCGCGGGGCCCACACCGCGTCGGAGGTTCTGTACCACTGCATCATGGTGGCATTCCTCGGCTTCGCGGTGGCGGTGATCCTGCGCGACATCTTCGCGAAGAGCGTGATCCGCGGCGACGACGTCATCGGGACCTTCTGCGGGTATATGCTGGTGGCGCTGGTCTGGGCCAACCTCTACACGCTGACCTACCTGCTCGTTCCCGGCACCTTCACCGTGAATCCGGACATCGCGTGGCGGCTGGGCGAGTGGCACCACCGACGCGCGCTGTTCGAATACCTGAGCTTCACGACGCTGACAAGCTTGGGCTACAGTGACATCACCCCGATCGGCCCGCCCGCGTATATGCTCACGTGGCTCGAGGTGATGGTCGGGCAGTTCTACATGGCGGTGGTGGTCGCCCAGCTGGTCGGGCTCAAGCTGGCTCAGGCGCTCAGGGGGGGCAGACCCGAAGCGAAGTAGCAGGAGCCGCGCGCTGCGGCAGGAGGCGGCGATGGGCGAGGTTCTCGGACTCGGTCTGACGCACTACCCCGGCCTGATGGTCCCGGACGACGCGATGGGCAGTCTCGTGCTGCGCACGATCGCGATCGGCAAGGTGCCGGAGGCGCTGCGGGACCCCGCCGCGTGGCCGGAGGCCATGCGGCGGGAGTGGGCCGGCGATCAGGGCGCGGCCGCCGCGGCCGACCACCGGCGCAGGCTCGTCGAAGGCTTCCGCGCTGTGCGCAAGGCGCTCGACGACTTCGCGCCGGATTTCGTCGTCATCTTCGGTGACGACCAGTACGAGAACTTCCGCGAGGACATGATTCCGCCCTTCTGCGTCTTCGCCGTGCCCGAGATGGTCAGCCGGCCTTTCGCCCGCGCCAACGCCTTCTTCCCCGGCGGCAACGTCTGGGGCGA from Candidatus Methylomirabilota bacterium harbors:
- a CDS encoding ion channel encodes the protein MMHAVRPARKHLALLTALVGMMVAQPLVGHRSVAAGAVSDAVLSAICLYVFFIVFGERRQQRAALLLLLPAFASNFGIYVLPRGAHTASEVLYHCIMVAFLGFAVAVILRDIFAKSVIRGDDVIGTFCGYMLVALVWANLYTLTYLLVPGTFTVNPDIAWRLGEWHHRRALFEYLSFTTLTSLGYSDITPIGPPAYMLTWLEVMVGQFYMAVVVAQLVGLKLAQALRGGRPEAK